From Myxococcota bacterium, one genomic window encodes:
- a CDS encoding LamG-like jellyroll fold domain-containing protein, producing MRRTLLLVLFLLALTSHSAHAACGDGGLIGYWPLDGDAADASGCGNDGTVTGAVPAADALGNPAGALSFDGIDDIVGLGTSATLKPSLPVTVSVLVNHSCPNGVNCWIFENDANLTQYSGFSFLISTTNVLYAQVGDGGSPSSFSRRSAVAPVTIPSSAWVHLALVVRSPTDFEYFIDGVRVDPDTIVYDGTGSGLVYLGQQAQIGFGAGSFTDPFVGEMDEVRFYDRALSQSEIVALDPRVAAANTSPLVASGTQKISDTDGFLSSPGTPGANPGGLLADGDRFGSATAPLGDVDGDGVEDLAVGALFDADGGALSGSVYLLLLNADGTVKARTKLSATSGGLDTALATAGLSLTGSQFGAAVTSLGDLDGPGGSDFALAVGAFEDDGGGSARGAVYVLFMDASPLQVASLVKIGDASGGFPSAVLDDDDFFGSGLAAVGDLDGDGRTELAVGAAGDDDGGSLAGAVYVLFLGANGELASPPVKLATPAAVGAQWGSGIAALGPFDGDALPDLAVSAPLDRGSTGSIWLVPLNADGTAKGSAVELSVATSAVLDRHLESGDRLGLGLATLPDLDGDGRVELLAGASRDDDGHPDAGAAYVLHPTPAGTLTVVDKLSERWNCLGDVLAPSDLAGIGVAPIGDLDGDGTHEVALGVLLDDDGGSNRGAVQVVSLERPMVTSLSALCVTLDYELGVNRAPSESIALRQGVSPITGLVASPDVLTLPASVLGTTMGTIQSPFLSLPSTGAGDVAYTLALGNLTIGPTGPSSAVAVPTGVPASPCTVAWPGDTFGRIDGGGHRGLGAVLGNVQIEVLGIFDLSFAQSVPGVSTATNCGRLGGVENRIAGLPWTDRTATVFYRTGTAGFGDAPNASATRRGLHARAPGGAGHLSVVTPIVLQSNVNEDFPSFARVNVTLVPEPVTAVTLVAGALVLLVLAARRR from the coding sequence ATGCGCCGTACGCTCCTGCTGGTCCTGTTCCTGCTCGCGCTGACCTCCCACTCCGCCCATGCCGCTTGCGGTGATGGCGGGCTGATCGGGTACTGGCCGCTCGACGGCGACGCCGCGGACGCCAGTGGCTGCGGAAACGACGGCACGGTGACCGGCGCCGTGCCCGCCGCCGACGCGCTGGGCAACCCGGCTGGCGCGCTGTCCTTCGATGGCATCGACGACATCGTGGGCCTGGGCACGTCGGCCACCCTCAAGCCGAGCCTTCCGGTGACGGTGTCGGTGCTCGTGAATCACAGCTGCCCCAATGGGGTGAACTGCTGGATCTTCGAGAACGACGCGAACCTCACGCAGTACTCGGGCTTCTCCTTCCTGATCTCGACGACCAACGTGCTCTACGCGCAGGTGGGGGACGGCGGCTCGCCCTCGTCGTTCAGCCGGCGATCGGCCGTCGCGCCGGTGACGATTCCCTCGAGTGCCTGGGTCCATCTGGCCCTCGTCGTGCGCTCACCCACCGACTTCGAGTACTTCATCGACGGCGTCCGCGTCGACCCGGACACCATCGTCTACGATGGCACGGGATCCGGCCTGGTCTACCTGGGCCAGCAGGCGCAGATCGGGTTCGGCGCGGGCTCCTTCACCGACCCCTTCGTCGGGGAGATGGACGAGGTGCGCTTCTACGACCGCGCCCTGTCCCAGAGCGAGATCGTCGCCCTCGATCCGCGCGTGGCGGCCGCCAACACGTCGCCGCTGGTGGCGAGCGGCACCCAGAAGATCAGCGACACGGACGGCTTCCTGAGCAGTCCGGGCACGCCGGGCGCGAACCCGGGCGGCCTGCTCGCCGACGGTGACCGTTTCGGCAGCGCGACCGCGCCGCTCGGCGACGTCGATGGCGACGGCGTCGAGGATCTCGCCGTGGGGGCCTTGTTCGACGCCGACGGCGGGGCGCTGAGTGGATCCGTGTACTTGCTCCTGCTGAACGCCGACGGGACGGTCAAAGCCCGTACGAAACTGTCTGCGACCAGCGGCGGCCTCGATACGGCGCTCGCCACCGCGGGCCTGAGCCTCACCGGGAGCCAGTTCGGCGCGGCGGTCACCTCCTTGGGCGATCTCGATGGGCCCGGCGGCAGCGACTTCGCGCTCGCCGTGGGCGCCTTCGAGGACGACGGCGGCGGGAGCGCCCGCGGCGCGGTCTACGTCCTGTTCATGGACGCGAGTCCGCTGCAGGTGGCGTCGCTCGTGAAGATCGGCGACGCGAGCGGTGGCTTCCCTTCGGCGGTGCTCGACGACGACGATTTCTTCGGAAGCGGGCTCGCCGCGGTGGGCGACCTCGACGGCGATGGCCGCACCGAGCTGGCCGTGGGCGCTGCGGGGGACGACGACGGCGGGAGCCTGGCCGGCGCCGTCTACGTGCTCTTCCTGGGAGCGAACGGCGAGCTGGCATCGCCCCCGGTGAAGCTGGCCACGCCGGCCGCGGTTGGCGCGCAATGGGGCTCGGGCATCGCCGCGCTGGGTCCCTTCGATGGCGACGCACTGCCCGACCTCGCCGTCTCGGCGCCCCTCGATCGCGGGAGCACGGGCTCGATCTGGCTGGTCCCCCTGAACGCCGATGGAACCGCGAAGGGGTCGGCTGTGGAACTCAGCGTCGCGACCAGCGCGGTCCTCGATCGACACCTCGAGTCGGGAGATCGGCTGGGCCTGGGGCTCGCCACGCTTCCCGACCTGGACGGAGACGGTCGGGTCGAGCTGCTGGCGGGAGCCAGCCGCGACGACGACGGGCACCCCGACGCGGGCGCTGCCTACGTCCTCCACCCGACGCCAGCCGGCACGCTGACGGTCGTCGACAAGCTCTCGGAGCGTTGGAACTGTCTGGGCGACGTGCTCGCGCCGAGCGACCTGGCCGGCATCGGCGTCGCGCCCATCGGAGACCTCGATGGCGACGGCACCCACGAGGTGGCGCTCGGCGTGCTCCTGGACGACGACGGCGGCTCGAACCGGGGCGCCGTTCAGGTCGTGAGTTTGGAGCGGCCGATGGTCACGAGCCTCTCCGCGCTCTGCGTCACCCTCGACTACGAACTCGGCGTGAATCGCGCTCCGAGCGAGTCGATCGCGCTGCGTCAGGGGGTGAGTCCGATCACCGGTCTGGTGGCTTCCCCGGACGTGTTGACCCTGCCCGCCTCCGTTCTCGGCACCACGATGGGCACGATCCAGAGCCCCTTCCTGAGCCTGCCGAGTACGGGCGCTGGCGATGTCGCCTACACCCTCGCGCTGGGGAACCTCACGATTGGCCCCACCGGGCCCTCCAGCGCGGTCGCGGTCCCCACCGGCGTTCCCGCCTCGCCGTGCACGGTGGCGTGGCCCGGAGACACCTTCGGGCGGATCGATGGAGGCGGCCACCGGGGCCTGGGCGCAGTCCTGGGAAACGTGCAGATCGAGGTGCTCGGGATCTTCGACCTCTCGTTCGCACAGTCGGTCCCCGGAGTCAGCACGGCGACCAACTGTGGCCGACTGGGAGGGGTCGAGAACCGCATCGCGGGGCTGCCCTGGACCGATCGCACCGCGACGGTTTTCTACCGCACGGGCACGGCGGGCTTCGGCGATGCGCCGAATGCGTCGGCCACCCGACGCGGTCTTCACGCGCG
- a CDS encoding LLM class flavin-dependent oxidoreductase, with protein MALSVESGAKFGFICGMRDSRDARDTVELAERWGYDSIWVGDHIEFPLPLLDPFVQLSHAAAFSTKLTFGTAVYLMPLRHLVPLAKQVASLDIMSDGRFIFGAGVGGEFPNEWAACGVPHSERGARMSEGIPLLKQLLTGETVENPEGRFYPFDQLTLKPAATSAPGPPVWTGGRSKAALTRSGAMADGWIGYSVTPEMYRDALTTIEAAAAGAGREIDVFGTGDLLFTQIGDTYEEAFESANAHLSMRYAMDFSRATKKYCALGRPEDVAARYNEFYEAGCRHFVLDLTSTGKTLKAQIERFGREVRPLLSF; from the coding sequence ATGGCCCTGAGCGTCGAGTCGGGAGCGAAGTTCGGATTCATCTGCGGCATGCGCGACTCACGCGATGCGCGCGACACCGTCGAGCTCGCGGAGCGCTGGGGATACGACTCGATCTGGGTCGGCGATCACATCGAGTTCCCCCTACCCCTGCTCGACCCGTTCGTGCAGTTGTCGCATGCCGCGGCCTTCAGCACGAAGCTCACCTTCGGCACCGCGGTGTACCTGATGCCGCTCCGGCACCTCGTCCCCCTGGCGAAACAGGTCGCCAGCCTCGACATCATGAGCGACGGCCGTTTCATCTTCGGCGCCGGCGTCGGGGGCGAGTTCCCGAACGAGTGGGCGGCCTGCGGAGTCCCGCACTCCGAACGCGGCGCGCGGATGTCCGAGGGCATCCCGCTGCTCAAGCAGCTCCTGACGGGCGAGACGGTGGAGAACCCGGAAGGACGCTTCTACCCCTTCGACCAATTGACGTTGAAGCCCGCCGCCACCTCCGCACCTGGCCCGCCGGTGTGGACCGGCGGACGGTCCAAGGCGGCGCTGACGCGCTCCGGCGCCATGGCCGACGGATGGATCGGCTACTCCGTCACCCCCGAGATGTATCGCGATGCACTCACGACGATCGAGGCGGCCGCCGCGGGCGCCGGGCGGGAGATCGACGTGTTCGGCACCGGAGACCTGCTCTTCACCCAGATCGGCGACACCTACGAAGAAGCCTTCGAGAGCGCGAACGCCCACCTGAGCATGCGCTACGCGATGGACTTCTCGCGCGCGACGAAGAAGTACTGCGCCCTGGGCCGCCCCGAGGACGTCGCCGCGCGGTACAACGAGTTCTACGAAGCGGGGTGCCGGCACTTCGTGCTCGACTTGACCTCCACCGGGAAGACGCTGAAGGCGCAGATCGAGCGCTTCGGCCGGGAAGTCCGACCGCTGCTGTCGTTCTAG